The Fictibacillus phosphorivorans genomic sequence CACATGCTGATTTTGGAGGAGATAATTGGTTTTTACATGTTTCATATCTTTTGCATCCACCTTTCCGTCGAAGTTAATATCTGCATCGCGCTTCGCTGTTCCCCACGCGTTTTGAATCTCAATCGCATCATAAATGTCGATCACGTTATCTTGGTTCACGTCTCCCGCTTTCACATCGAGCGCGGTAATAAAACGGCTTTGACCATATAACTCTCCTTTGTGTTCAAATCCGATATAGACTTTACCTTTGGTCAAAAAGTGTCCTGGTACTTTCATCTCGACCGTGAATGCTTCTTTTTGTAAAGGTAGCTTATCGTATTTATACTGGCCATTGTCCGCTATGCGTGTAGATGGATTATGTGCGTTCCCGTCTGCATCAATAATTTGAACAGAACCACCTACTTTTGTCCAATCACGTTTTTCTGTTACGGTTCCTTCATCGTTCTTGAATCCTTGTGGTGTGATGTAACCATTGGCTGTAGAGAATTGTGGCTTCACTAACCAAGCGAAAGGAGCTTGAAGGACTGTAGTTGTCGTTGCATTGTTATCCGTTACTTTTACAACCGGTAGCACGCCTGCTCGAGTCGCGTAATACGCATCACTTACTTTTAGCGTTACGTCAACAAGGTCAGCATGATCTAAAACCCCGCTTCCTTCATTGAATTGAACCGTGATCATACCATCTTTTACATCAATAGTGCCTTTGTCTTTAAAGGAATCACTTAATTTGGCATCTACTAATGAGACTGCTCCATAACTGCTATTGTTTAAATTCCATTCTGCTTTTGTAAGATTCGTTAAGTTGTCTAACGAGAGGGTTGCTTTTACCGTATCTCCCGTTTTCAAAACAGCTTTCGTACTCTTCGTGTAGGAAACGGCTGTACCTTCTTTAACAAAATAGTAATTTTTCTGCATCGCTTGATTGCCAGCCATATCGAACCCGTCCATACGGAAATTGAGTGCCTGAACTTTTTCATTCATCGCAATCTCTTCAACGAACTGTCCTTCTTTGTCCATTGATATTGCAGTTGACGGAAAAGCGGAGTTCCAATAGTAGACCATCTTGTTTGAAGATTGATCTACATTTAGGCCAACTTCTTTCATCTTGTCTACAAGTGGATCGTTAATTTTAATATCGAATGGATAGGTTGCTTGACCTGGTTTGTATTCTAAAAACGGTGATTCTCCGTCCAGCGAGCTTTCAAATGTTGGTGCTTCAATATCAATGAAAACATGGCGATTTTCAATAATTTGTTTCCCAGTAGCTGTGGTAGAAATGAATTTAAGTTTATAGTGACCTGCTGGTGCGTAAGAGACCACAGAATCAATCGGCTCTGTTTCATCACCAGTAAATTTGTAGTACATGCCGTTAAATGCGTTTAACACGTAATACGATTGGTTCTCATTACGTCCACTTAAATTCAGTGTTCCGATATATCCTAGATCTTTGCCTGTCTTTCCGTCTTGGAGAACCACTTCCATCTTTTCCATCGGCGCTTTAAAGTTAAATTCCATTCCTGTATAGATAGCGCGATACCCAAAGAATCCTCCTTGGTTCAAATAGTTTGGAGCAATAGCAGGTGATGCAAGCTCTAACTTGTTATAACCCTCTTCTGTAATTCGAACACTGAACGGAATGCGGTATTGCTCAGCTAACTTATCGTTGTTTGTCAGTGTGATATACCCTTCGTAAATTCCTTCTTTTGCGTTTTTCGGAATGTCGATACCCGCTGACACCTTTTTAAAATCTTCACCAGCGATCTTAATTTCTTCTGGAATGTTGATTTGTATGCCATTTTCCTTCAGACTTGGTGAACCTTTTGTTTCTTTCACTTCAACTTTGAACGTTTTCTTTACGTTGTCATGGTTTTCAATTGTAATGGACTTTTTCAGTGAGAAATTTTTACCGGCATAATGACTACCATATGCAATGCCGCCTGTACGCTCTTTAATCTTTACGAGATTCGTAGAACTAGGAATTAATGTTTCATCGTTTACTTGAAAACTTGTCCCACTGTATACCGCTTGATAAGGATCTACACGTCCAGCCCCTACTTCAAACACCGAATAATCTCCGTTAAGTGGATCAGCTGTGTTCATTAAAATCGTTTTTACATCCTCAGGCTCTAAGTTAGGATCAGCATCGAGCATCAGAGCTGCGATACCAGCTGTATGCGGAGCGGCCATCGATGTACCTGAATATCGAGAGTACGCGTAATCATAGTTTTCTTGATGGGCTGGATTCACCATATAGGATGGGACCGTAGAAAGAACGGCAACCCCAGGAGCTGTAACTTCTGGTTTCATATCGTACGTTTGTCTTGCAGGGCCTCTTGAGCTGAAAGCCGCTAAGCGATCACCTTCTGTTTGAACCTCAGCATACTTTCCGAACGTAAAACTGGATTTACCTGCAGAGATCTGAGTCTTAATCTTTTCACCTGCTGCTTTTGTTAAGGAGAATGATGGAATAAATGTTGTAGACTCCCCTAGGTTCGCTTCGATAACTCCATCTACGTTGTTATATAGAAGTACTGCAACCGCACCGTTTTGTTTAGCGAGTGTCACTTTTTCGTTCAGTGTAGTCTCTCCACGAGAGATAAGAGCGATCTTCCCTTTTACATCTTTACCTGTGTAATCGGCCGCCTTTCCTAACCCCAAATCCACAAGATCATAGGATTTACCTTGTAGTTCGTTCAATCGATCAGCGTAATGCCGTGCGAGTCCTATTAGTTGAATTCCACTCTCACTGCCCACTGACCCTGTAAAAGAAGCGACTGTCATCGGTACGTCGCTCGCTCCAATCGTAAGTGCTAATGCAGCAGCACCAGGTGAACCAAGTGTGTATGCGTTCGGACCTGAATTTCCAGCTGAGACAACAGCGGTCACGTCATTAAGAACCGCATAGTTAATGGCTGTACTCGTCGGATAATATGGATCGTTGATACCGGCACCTAACGAAAGGTTGATTACGTCCATTCCGTCTTTTACAGCTTTCTCGATCCCCGAAATGATGCCTTCAGAAGAGCCCGTCCCGTAAGGACCTAACACACGATACGCATAGATATCAGCATCTGGCGCCACACCTTGAACAGATACATTCGGGTTTTTGCCTTGACCAGCAATCGTGCCAGCAACATGTGTACCATGCGACGTGTAATAGGCGTTGCCGTTAAACTCTGGCTTTTTAGAGTCTTGCCAGTTTTTATACGTCGTTTCCATCGGATCGTTATCGTTATCTACAAAATCATATCCACCTTTATACGCTTCTTTTAAGTCTGGATGATTATAGTCGATCCCTGTGTCTAGAATCCCAACTTTAACACCTTCACCAGTGATTCCTTCATTATGTAGCTGATCGATCTTCAAGTAAGGAATGCTCTCTACAGATGTTCCAGCACTGTTGCTGTTTAAGGCTTTCTCTTCTCCCATCGCGATCGGGTCGACTTTAAACGTTACATCTTTATAGACGGCCTTAACCGCTTCTGATTGTAAAAGTGCTTCTACCTGATTGGCAGGCAGTTTCATCGCTACACCGTTATATACGGTTTTGTATGTGGAAGTAATTCTGTGTGTTGATTTTTTGGTCATAGGACCGACCGAAGGAATGAGCTTCTCCACATCTTTCTTAAATTGAGCATGTTCTTGATCTACTTTGATGTCTGCTTGCTGTCGTGTGATCTTTTTGCCTTTCAACTGTGCATCTAATACTGCAGCTTGTCCGGGCTTTGACTGAAATTGAACGATTACGGAGATTTCTTTTTCACTCTGAAGATCTTCTTTCTTAAAGCCTTGAAGACCGAAGACATCTGTAAGTTCAAGCTGTTTTAAAGCTTCTCTTTGTTTAGCGGTAAGCGAAGTCAGTATATCCTCAGCTTTAAAAGGTGCAGCACTTGTTTTTGGCGTAAACATGGATGTGTTTGGAGATAGCAATAATCCCACAGCTAGGGTAAGGGCCGTAGATTTTTTTATAAAAGATATCGTTTTCATCATTTCCCTGCTTTCTTTGTGGTTTCTCAAATTATTTTTAATCACCTATTGAAGCGGTTTAATTAATGAATATCTTGGATGTTAAATTTTTCTAGAAAAACAAACTGCGATCAGCACCTCTTTTCTATTTTTTGAATTTTTAGTAGATTCATATGTAATTGTAAATGCAGGATTGCCTTGCCGCTATCGGGGTTTCACACATGACTCGCTACCTATATCAACACAAAACTTAATAGGATTTTTTTTAAAAATGAGGTGTGAAATAGGGAAATAGCCTTAAAAAACGTTCAACTGAATTGGGGTTTTCTTTAGTAGAATAGAAAAAGGAGAGAATTTCTTAATAGAGATAGGGGGGCATCTCATGCTTGAAGGAAAAATCATAAAATTCTATCGTGAGCTCAGAAATATGACACAAAAAGAGCTCGGAGACGGTATATGTTCAGGTACACATGTGAGTAAGATCGAACGAGGATTGACTGAGGTTTCCAATGAAACGATCCAGTTTTTAGCGGACCGACTAAAGATCGATATACAAAATGAGATGAATTTGTACAGAAGTGTGGAACTTCTCTTAAAAAAATGGGAAGAAGCAATCATCATGAAACTGGAAGTCAAAACAGAGAACATTAAAAAGCAACTCGAACAGATTGCTTTGTTGCAGATTCCAGATTTTTATCGCACCCACACCCTTTTGTTAACACGCTATTATATCCTCACTGAACAGAGAAACAAGGCAGAAAAACTTCTTCAAGAGATGGCAAGATGGACCGAACTCTCACTTCGTGAAAAGAGTATGCTTCTGCATATTAAAGGAATCTATGGACTTCAGATGAAGCATGATTATTACGAGGCTATCGATCTCTTAAAACAGGTAGACCCTACCTATTACAACAACCCAGAATACTATTATCATATGGCTGTCGCGTATCACTCTACCAATTCCCGTGTCCTGTCATACTATTACGCTAGCAAAGCGCTTCGTTTTTTCGAAAAATCGCACTGCTATGCCCGAGTGATCGAAACAGAAATGCTCATGTTGATTCAAATTGAACAAGAGCCAACCAGCGGACCTCAGAACGAAAAATATATAGAACTGATCGAGATGTGTGAGAACTTTGGCTTGAAAAAACAAAAAGCGCTTCTTCTTCACAACTTTGGCTATCACTCCCTTCTTCATGGCCATTTTGAAAATGCATGTCAGTACTACAAAGAATCGATGCAGCTAAAAGATCCTAACACTTCCAACTACTTAGGCTCACTTGAAGGATATGTGAACGCCGCAACTCTTTTAGGAAAAGAACTGAACACAAATCTTCTTCAATTAGCGGAAAATGGATTAAAAACAGCGCAAGCAAACGGAAGCACAACCTTCGCTCACTTTTTTCAGATGCATATCTATCGATTAAAAAAGCAAGACGACGAATATTATCACTACCTCGAAACAGAATTGTATCCACATCTTAAAAAGCTAGGTTATGTCTTACCTGCTGAACACTATGAGATTATTCTGTTTGATTTTTATAATGAAAATGGCGATGCTGGACGGGCAAATGAATATGCCAAATACATAGCGGACAAGAACCGGCGTACGAATCAGTTTGTTTAAAAAGTACATAAAGAAAGGAAGCCGTAGCGGGCTTCCTTTTTCTTCTATTATGAAGGACGTTTCATCTGTACGACCTTATTTTCTTCTTCCATGGCGAGCTGTTCTTTCGCGAGCTTCTTTTTATAGACCACGCGCGACAGCATGATGCTGATCTCATAGAGAACAAGTAGTGGGATGACGACTAGGAAATCTGATACTAAATCTGGCGGTGTGATCAAGACGGCAACGACAACAAGTCCGAAATACGAGACTTTTCTTGCTTTCGTTAAGACGTTTGGATTTAAGATGCCAAGCGATGTTAAGAACATCACCACTAACGGAATCTCAAACAAAAAGCCGAACGGAAGTGTCAGGTTCATCATGAACTTAAAGTATTTTTCTGAGGTGAAGAACGTTTGGAAATGCCCTTCCGATAAGCTCAATAGGAAATTTAGAACCATTGGGTACACGATAAAATAACCGAATGATAAACCTAGTACAAATAAGAAAAATAGTGCTGGAATATAGGATAGCGTCACCTTCTGCTCTCTCTTACTCAATGCCGGTTTGATGAACATCCACGTTTGATGAGCCGCAACCGGAATGGTGAACGCGATCGCAATGACACCGGATATCATAAAATACACCCATAAAATCTCGCTTGGCCCAAGAACAGCAAGCTGCTGATCAAGATCTCGAATCAGCCAGTCATAAATCGGCTGAACGTAGAAGAAAGAAACGGAAAGTACCGTAATGAATACGGCAAGCGTAATAATGATTCGTTTTCTTAGCTCACCAAGGTGTTCAACGAAGTACATCTCTTCAGCTTTCATCATAAAATAGCCTCCTTTCTATCCTTAGTGGTTCATTTTAAAGTTTGTAGTGCCGTGTTAGGACATTGGATTCATGGGTAGGGACCGCCAATCCAGAAGTTTTGACTCCCAATCCACGAGTTTTGACCCTCAATCCACGAGTTTTGACCCTCAATCCACGAGTTTTGACCCTCAATCCACAAGTTCCGGCTCTCAATCCACGAGTTTTAAATCTAGCCCATCATGAAGAAAAAGATGCGGACTGTAACCGTGCCCGCATCTTCCGTTTTTCGTTATTTAGACTGCGGCTTTTCTTCTTTTTCATCCGAAGACATGAGGTCTTTCGCTGAGTTCTTGAACTCGCGAAGTGTGCTTCCGAATGCTCGTCCGATCTCCGGCAGTTTAGATGGCCCGAAAATGATAAGCGCAATGATTAAGATTAAGATCAATCCTGGTACTCCGATGTTTGTGAAACCCATGTAGATCGCCTCCTCAAATTTTGGTGATCATTTGTTACCTTCTGTCTTAAAAAAGTTAGAACTTGAATCCAGTGATCGCTACTACAGATGGACGCGGTGTGTTGCCTCCGCGAACTTGTGGCCACGTACTTGTTGGATTTGCTTTGTCTTCCGTTTCTTCACCAGGATGCTGAACACTTAGGAACAACGTTTTTTCATTCGGTGTAAAAGATGGACCTGTTAGCTCCGCTTCTTTAGGAGCCGATGCAAACTGGAACGCCTCTCCTTTATCACGTCCGATCGTAGGAATCATGAACATGCCGTTGTTACCAAAGCTTGTCCACGCACCAGAATTCAGCTTGCTTGATGAAATATCCGTTACTGTCCATAGGTTTGCATTTGAATCGAACGTTAGGTTATCAGGTGCACTAAATCCGCTTTGACGACCACCTGCTGCAAAGATTTCAAATTCAAAGCTCTCAGCACCGTGATCTTCGTCTTTTTCAAAAAAGCGTGTGATGTGGCCATGAATGTTGCCGTGTTTGTCGTTGTTCGTGTGTGCGATAAATACAGTACCGTCTAGCGGTGAAATCTCCACATCTTCCGGGCGATCTGTCGGTGTCGCACCTAGAAGGATTGCCGCATCATGTGCGTTAACCACAACATCACCTTGTGTTTTGAACTTTTCTAACAAGTCAGCTTTGCCTGCTGCTTTTTCACGAACAGCTTCGATCGTTAACGGAAGCCATTTGCCGTTTGCAAGATCTGCTGCATAAAGCGTCCCTTCTTCTAAAAGCTTGCTGTTGTCTTTCCCTTTAGCTGCAGCGTACTTGCCTTTACTCACAAACTTGTACACACAAGCATCCTTTTTGTCATCACCCATATAGACAACGACACGCCCGTCGTTCGAGATGCCAACGCTAGCATTTTCATGGTTAAAGCGTCCAAGAGCCGTGTGCTTTCTCACTTTAAAGTTCGGATCAAAAGGATCAACTTCAATCACCCAGCCATAATGCGTTTGATCGAGATTTGCCGCTTTTGACGTATCCTCATAGTTTTCTTCACAAGATAAAACCGTATTCCATGGCGTACGTCCACCTGAACAGTTTGCAAATGTTCCTTGTGCAGAAGTTGCACCATTTACAGCTGCCGTACCTTTCGCTGGTCCTGTTAGTGCAAACGGCGTTAGTCCTGTTACACGTCTTGCGTATGCTGAATTCGTATCCAACATCCACTTGCCGTTCTTCACTTTCACTTCGATAATAGAACCGCCTTGATTGTAGAGCATCTTTTCAATTTGTGCCGGTGTGTATTTACCGTTCACTTTTTCTCCTTCAACATATAAAGGATTTGTATATTCATGGTTTACCCAAAGCAAGCCATGTTCACTAGATTTGTCGATCGGAAAGTACATCGTAAAATCATTGTTGAATCCAAACGTGTCACCTTTTTTATTAATCACATCACCATAAGAGGCAATCACTTCATATTGATATCCTTTTGGAAGAACAAGATCGTCTTTGTCCGTTGGTGCAATCGGGTGGAACTTAAATCCTTTTTTGCGAGGCTTCATACGCATCAAGCTGTCTGATTGTGCGTTAGCTGTTTCTGATAATGCACCTAACCCAGTGGTAGCTGCAGCAAGTGCTGTTGCGCCTGTACCTAAATACGTTAAAAAGGTTCTTCTATCCAATGGCTTTTTTTCCATGTCATTTCCCCCTAGACCCAAATAATTAATGTTGCAACTATAAGAATACGGTCGAAATATTAAGCCACTATATAGAAGATTTAAACAAATGTTTAAGAATTTTTAGTTTTTTTATAAATTTTCAACGTTCGCCGACATAAAACGAATAACTCTGACGGTAGGTTTTAATACAAAAAGGGTTTGATAGTTACCCCATCAAACCTTTTATGAGATGAAGATTTCTGCTATAGAAAATATAAGTTGGGAAAATAGGGTAATATCCTTTATACTAAAGAAGACAGATGTCCATGTTTTTTCCCAATATACATTCCAACTTAAATAGGTATAATTAACTAGAGAGCTTTATTAGGAGTGAAGCGATGCAGATAGAAGTGGGGAGTTTCGTCATGTATAACGGCAAAGAATATCAAGTCGTTTGGATTTATGAAAACGGAAACGTGGAGATTGTAACAGACGGACAACATAGAAAGATCGAGCTCGTACAAGAGGGAGATCTCACACACAAACGATAAAAAAACTTCCGGAAGCAAATAGCCCGGAAGTTTTGTTTTTGTTTTATTATTTTACAGCTTGTTATTAGGCTTGATTGTAACTTGATGTTTTTTGTTTAACACCCTCGACAAGTTGATTGTAGCGGAAGGTGCTAGACTCCTGCGGGACAGGCCGGCAGGTGAGACACTTATACGTGAAACGTACGAATGTGGCTCACCGCCTGCCCCGCGGAAAGCGAAGCACCTGGAGCGCAGATCAACTCTTTCAAACATCGAAGCTTAATCAAAATGTTTTTTACAACTTAGAACGCAAATAAGAATCAATAAACGGCGTAATCTCACCATCCATCACAGACTGCACATTACCAACCTCAGTATTCGTCCGGTGATCCTTCACAAGACTATAAGGATGGAAAACATAAGAGCGAATCTGACTTCCCCACCCGATCTCTTTTTGCTCTCCACGAATTTCATTCAATTGTGCCTGCTGCTCTTCCAAACGACGCTGCACCAATTTCGCCATCATCATCTTCATCGCACGCTCACGGTTCTTAATCTGCGAGCGCTCTGTTTGACACGACACCACTGTGTTCGTTGGAATATGTGTCATACGGACCGCAGAGTCAGTCGTGTTAACGTGCTGACCACCTGCTCCAGACGCACGATACGTATCGATCTTAAGATCCTCTGTACGAATCTCGATCTCGGTATCATCTGTAATCTCCGGCATCACTTCACACGAAACGAATGACGTATGACGACGGCCAGATGAATCGAACGGTGAGATACGTACGAGGCGGTGAACCCCTTTTTCAGCCTTCAAATAGCCATAAGCGTTATGCCCTTTAATGCTAAGTGTTACAGATTTAACCCCTGCCTCATCACCTGGTAAGTAATCGAGCGTTTCTACTTTATATCCTTGACGCTCCGCATAACGCGTGTACATACGAAGCAGCATAGACGCCCAGTCTTGAGACTCTGTACCACCCGCACCTGGGTGAAGTTCGAGGATTGCGTTATTTTTATCATACGGTTCATTCAATAAAAGCTGAAGCTCAAAATCATTCAGCTTTGTGATTAGAGATTTAAGATCTTTTACAAGTTCTTTTTGAAGATCCTCATCCGCTTCTTCTTTTACAAGCTCGTGTGCGATCTCTAGATCTTCATAAGCGGAAGCAAGTTCTTCAAACTCGTTCACTTGCTCTTTTAATCCGTTCGCTTCATTGATCACGACTTGTGCTGCGTTTTGATCATCCCAAAACGTTGGTGCACTCATCTCTTCATCTAGTTCCGCGATACGCGCTTTCTTTGTATCGAGGTCAAAGAGACCCCCTAAAGTCGTTGATACGTTTTTCAATAACGTTTAATTCCTGTTTTACTTCTACTAAATCCATAGTCTTTGCACCTCATCTTATAATTGTTCCATCTTTAAAATATGCGAACGCTGTTAAAATTAACCCTTTTTTCAAACCTGATTACAAGCGCAAAGAGAGCCTATTAAAAGACTCTCTTCTCTCACGCAACTTTCTATTCTTGTTCAGCTCCGTGACATTGCTTGTATTTCTTTCCGCTTCCGCATGGACAAGGATCATTACGCTTGATGTCTTGTGCTTTGCGAACCGGCTTTTTCTTTTTTGCTGTATCTTGTTTATCGCTCGGAACAACGGCTTTTCCTTCAGCCACTTGTTCACGCTGCATGTTTTGCTCGATCTGAGATTTTAAGATGTAAGTTGTAACTTCCTCTTCGATCGCTGCAACCATCGCTTCGAACATCTCGAAGCCTTCAAACTGGTATTCACGCAACGGATCGTTCTGACCATAAGCACGAAGGTGGATACCTTGACGAAGCTGTTCCATCTGGTCAATGTGATCCATCCATTTGCTGTCAACCGAACGTAAGATTACGGCTTTTTCAAACTCAGCGATCTGTTCAGCAGGTAGCTGTGTTTCTTTTTCAGCAAACGCCGCGTGTACTTTCGCTTGAATCTTCTCGATGATCTCTTCACGATCAAGACCGAATAGATCTTTTTCTGTAAATGTCGGCTCAGTGAACATAACTGCATTCACGTAATCCGCGATTTCTTTCGTGTTCCACTCTTCTTGAACTTCCGCCTCAGGTGTATGAACTGTAACGATACGCTCGAGTGTAGAATCGATCATGCGCAGTACGATATCACTTAAGTTCTCAGCATCTAGAACTTCTTGACGCTGTGCATAGATGATCTCACGCTGTTGACGCATAACATCGTCATATTGTAGAAGCTGTTTACGAGCATCAAAGTTTGATCCCTCTACACGTTTTTGTGCAGATTCAACGGCTTTTGTAACCATTTTTGACTCAATCGGCGTCTCTTCATCCATGCCAAGACGCTCCATCATCGTCATCAAGTTGTCAGAACCAAATCGACGCATCAATTCGTCTTCCATCGAGATGTAGAAACGTGACGAACCTGGATCTCCTTGACGACCCGCACGACCACGCAACTGGTTATCGATACGACGTGATTCGTGACGCTCTGTACCAAGGATGTGCAGTCCGCCAACCTCACGAACGCCTTCACCAAGCTTGATATCCGTACCACGACCAGCCATATTCGTTGCGATCGTAACCATGCCAAGCTGACCCGCATTTTCGATGATCTCTGCTTCACGCTCATGGTTTTTCGCGTTCAACACGTTATGCTTGATCTTACGCTTCGTTAAAAGCTGTGAAAGTAGTTCAGAGGTTTCAACGGCAACCGTACCCACAAGGATCGGCTGTCCTGTTTTATGACGCTCTTCGATTTCAGCAGCGATCGCTTTGAACTTGCCTTGCATCGTTTTATAAATAAGATCCGATCTATCATCACGCGCGATCGGACGGTTCGTCGGAATACAGATAACATCCATGTTGTAGATGTTACGGAATTCTTCTTCTTCCGTTTTCGCTGTACCCGTCATACCAGCAAGCTTGTTGTACATACGGAAGTAGTTTTGGAACGTTATCGTCGCAAGGGTCATACTCTCACGCTGAATCTCCAAACCTTCCTTCGCTTCAATCGCTTGGTGAAGACCATCGCTGTAACGACGACCAGCCATCAAACGTCCTGTGAACGGGTCGACGATTACGATCTCGCCGTCTTGAACGACATAATCCACATCTCGCTGCATGATGATGTTCGCTTTTAACGCCTGGTTAATATGGTGATTCAGTGTTACGTGCTGATAATCATATAAGTTATCGATCGAGAACATCTGCTCCGCTCGGTTGATACCTTCTTCAGAAAGCTGAACGTTCTTAGTCTTTTCATCTACTGTATAATCTGTTTCTTTTTTCAGTTGACGCACAAACATGTTCGCCATCTGATAAAGCTGCGTTGATTTTTGAGCAGAACCTGAAATGATCAACGGTGTACGCGCTTCGTCAATTAAAATGGAGTCAACCTCATCGACGATCGCATAGTTACGACGCTGAACCATCTGTTCTTTATAAACCACCATGTTGTCACGCAAATAGTCGAAGCCGAACTCGTTGTTCGTACCATATGTGATATCTGCTGCGTACGCCTCACGCTTCTCTTCTTTTGAGAGGTCAGAAACGTTCAATCCAACACTTAAACCTAGGAAATTGTATAGCGGCGCCATGATCTCAGAGTCACGACGAGCCAAGTATTCGTTGACTGTAACAACATGAGTTCCTTTTCCATCTAGTGCGTTTAAATAAACCGGCATTGTCGCTACTAACGTTTTACCTTCACCGGTTTTCATCTCTGCAATGTTACCTTCATGAAGCGCAACCGCACCCATAATCTGTACAGGATAATGACGCATGTTTAATACACGAGCTGATGCTTCACGCACCGTCGCAAACGCTTCAGGGAGAAGGTCATCCAGAGATTCCCCTTTTTCGATACGGCTCTTGAACTCAGCCGTTTTGTTCGCCAAAGCCTCATCATTTAAAGCTTTAAACTCTTCAGCTAACGTTTCCACTTTTTCCGCAATTCTCTCGTATCTATTCAACGTTCGGTCATTGGAACTTGGAAAAATCTTTTTCAAAATGCTAATCATCCGAATAACGCTCCCTGTTCTCGAAAATTATATACCACTTCTATTCTAACAGTTTGTGAAACGAGCCACAAGAAATCCCAAATCTTTTCATCGGAATTGTAGCATTCATCGTAAAGAAACTTCCTAT encodes the following:
- the tatA gene encoding twin-arginine translocase TatA/TatE family subunit — protein: MGFTNIGVPGLILILIIALIIFGPSKLPEIGRAFGSTLREFKNSAKDLMSSDEKEEKPQSK
- a CDS encoding helix-turn-helix domain-containing protein, which gives rise to MLEGKIIKFYRELRNMTQKELGDGICSGTHVSKIERGLTEVSNETIQFLADRLKIDIQNEMNLYRSVELLLKKWEEAIIMKLEVKTENIKKQLEQIALLQIPDFYRTHTLLLTRYYILTEQRNKAEKLLQEMARWTELSLREKSMLLHIKGIYGLQMKHDYYEAIDLLKQVDPTYYNNPEYYYHMAVAYHSTNSRVLSYYYASKALRFFEKSHCYARVIETEMLMLIQIEQEPTSGPQNEKYIELIEMCENFGLKKQKALLLHNFGYHSLLHGHFENACQYYKESMQLKDPNTSNYLGSLEGYVNAATLLGKELNTNLLQLAENGLKTAQANGSTTFAHFFQMHIYRLKKQDDEYYHYLETELYPHLKKLGYVLPAEHYEIILFDFYNENGDAGRANEYAKYIADKNRRTNQFV
- a CDS encoding PhoX family protein — its product is MEKKPLDRRTFLTYLGTGATALAAATTGLGALSETANAQSDSLMRMKPRKKGFKFHPIAPTDKDDLVLPKGYQYEVIASYGDVINKKGDTFGFNNDFTMYFPIDKSSEHGLLWVNHEYTNPLYVEGEKVNGKYTPAQIEKMLYNQGGSIIEVKVKNGKWMLDTNSAYARRVTGLTPFALTGPAKGTAAVNGATSAQGTFANCSGGRTPWNTVLSCEENYEDTSKAANLDQTHYGWVIEVDPFDPNFKVRKHTALGRFNHENASVGISNDGRVVVYMGDDKKDACVYKFVSKGKYAAAKGKDNSKLLEEGTLYAADLANGKWLPLTIEAVREKAAGKADLLEKFKTQGDVVVNAHDAAILLGATPTDRPEDVEISPLDGTVFIAHTNNDKHGNIHGHITRFFEKDEDHGAESFEFEIFAAGGRQSGFSAPDNLTFDSNANLWTVTDISSSKLNSGAWTSFGNNGMFMIPTIGRDKGEAFQFASAPKEAELTGPSFTPNEKTLFLSVQHPGEETEDKANPTSTWPQVRGGNTPRPSVVAITGFKF
- a CDS encoding S8 family serine peptidase, with protein sequence MMKTISFIKKSTALTLAVGLLLSPNTSMFTPKTSAAPFKAEDILTSLTAKQREALKQLELTDVFGLQGFKKEDLQSEKEISVIVQFQSKPGQAAVLDAQLKGKKITRQQADIKVDQEHAQFKKDVEKLIPSVGPMTKKSTHRITSTYKTVYNGVAMKLPANQVEALLQSEAVKAVYKDVTFKVDPIAMGEEKALNSNSAGTSVESIPYLKIDQLHNEGITGEGVKVGILDTGIDYNHPDLKEAYKGGYDFVDNDNDPMETTYKNWQDSKKPEFNGNAYYTSHGTHVAGTIAGQGKNPNVSVQGVAPDADIYAYRVLGPYGTGSSEGIISGIEKAVKDGMDVINLSLGAGINDPYYPTSTAINYAVLNDVTAVVSAGNSGPNAYTLGSPGAAALALTIGASDVPMTVASFTGSVGSESGIQLIGLARHYADRLNELQGKSYDLVDLGLGKAADYTGKDVKGKIALISRGETTLNEKVTLAKQNGAVAVLLYNNVDGVIEANLGESTTFIPSFSLTKAAGEKIKTQISAGKSSFTFGKYAEVQTEGDRLAAFSSRGPARQTYDMKPEVTAPGVAVLSTVPSYMVNPAHQENYDYAYSRYSGTSMAAPHTAGIAALMLDADPNLEPEDVKTILMNTADPLNGDYSVFEVGAGRVDPYQAVYSGTSFQVNDETLIPSSTNLVKIKERTGGIAYGSHYAGKNFSLKKSITIENHDNVKKTFKVEVKETKGSPSLKENGIQINIPEEIKIAGEDFKKVSAGIDIPKNAKEGIYEGYITLTNNDKLAEQYRIPFSVRITEEGYNKLELASPAIAPNYLNQGGFFGYRAIYTGMEFNFKAPMEKMEVVLQDGKTGKDLGYIGTLNLSGRNENQSYYVLNAFNGMYYKFTGDETEPIDSVVSYAPAGHYKLKFISTTATGKQIIENRHVFIDIEAPTFESSLDGESPFLEYKPGQATYPFDIKINDPLVDKMKEVGLNVDQSSNKMVYYWNSAFPSTAISMDKEGQFVEEIAMNEKVQALNFRMDGFDMAGNQAMQKNYYFVKEGTAVSYTKSTKAVLKTGDTVKATLSLDNLTNLTKAEWNLNNSSYGAVSLVDAKLSDSFKDKGTIDVKDGMITVQFNEGSGVLDHADLVDVTLKVSDAYYATRAGVLPVVKVTDNNATTTTVLQAPFAWLVKPQFSTANGYITPQGFKNDEGTVTEKRDWTKVGGSVQIIDADGNAHNPSTRIADNGQYKYDKLPLQKEAFTVEMKVPGHFLTKGKVYIGFEHKGELYGQSRFITALDVKAGDVNQDNVIDIYDAIEIQNAWGTAKRDADINFDGKVDAKDMKHVKTNYLLQNQHVDDTPSPRKKYKGKTLETILVELGIQQ
- the tatC gene encoding twin-arginine translocase subunit TatC, which encodes MKAEEMYFVEHLGELRKRIIITLAVFITVLSVSFFYVQPIYDWLIRDLDQQLAVLGPSEILWVYFMISGVIAIAFTIPVAAHQTWMFIKPALSKREQKVTLSYIPALFFLFVLGLSFGYFIVYPMVLNFLLSLSEGHFQTFFTSEKYFKFMMNLTLPFGFLFEIPLVVMFLTSLGILNPNVLTKARKVSYFGLVVVAVLITPPDLVSDFLVVIPLLVLYEISIMLSRVVYKKKLAKEQLAMEEENKVVQMKRPS